The following is a genomic window from Arachis duranensis cultivar V14167 unplaced genomic scaffold, aradu.V14167.gnm2.J7QH unplaced_Scaffold_149398, whole genome shotgun sequence.
GTACAAGAAGCCGTGGATACGCTTCTGGATAATGGAATCCGCGGGCAACCGATGAGGGATGGTCATAATAAGGTTTACAAATCATTTTCAGATATAATTGAAGGTAAAGAGGGAAGATTTCGCGAAACCCTGCTTGGAAAAAGGGTTGATTATTCGGGGCGTTCTGTTATTGTAGTAGGACCATCACTTTCATTACATCGATGTGGATTACCTCGCGAAATAGCAATAGAACTTTTCCAGACATTTGTAATTCGTGGTCTAATTCGAAAGCATTTTGCTTCGAACATGGGAATTGCTAAGAGTAAAATTCGGGAAAAAGAACCGATTGTATGGGAAATCCTTCAAGAAATTATGCAGGGGCATCCCGTCTTGCTAAATAGAGCGCCTACTCTGCATAGATTAGGCATACAGGCATTCCAACCTATTTTAGTGAAAGGGCGCGCTATTTGTTTACACCCATTAGTTTGTAAGGGATTCAATGCAGACTTTGATGGAGACCAAATGGCTGTTCATGTGCCTTTATCTTTGGAAGCCCAAACGGAAGCTCGTTTACTTATGTTTTCTCATATGAACCTATTGTCTCCGTCGATGGGAGATCCTATTTCCGTACCGACTCAAGATATGCTTATTGGGCTTTATATATTAACGAGCGGGAATCGTCGAGGTATTAGTGCAAACAGGTATAGTCCGTGTAAACGCAGAAATTCGAAAACTGAAAGaatttacaaaaataacaatagatatacgaaaaaaaaaaaaagaaccctTTTTTTGTAATTCCTATGATGCAATTGGAGCTTatcgacaaaaaaaaataaatttcgatAGTCCTTTGTGGTTCCGCTGGCGGCTAGATCAGCGCGTTATTTCCTCAAGAGAAGCTCCTATCGAAGTTCATTATGAACCGTTGGGTATCTATCATGAGATTTATGGTCATTATATAGTAGTAAGAagtataaaaaaacaaattcgTTGTATATACATTCGAACTACTGTTGGTCATATTTCTTTTTATCGAGAAATCGAAGAAGCTATACAAGGTTTTTGTCGAGCCCATTTATATAGTATCTAGTTAAGTCAATTTCTGATGCGGATTTGAATTCAAGGATCAATTAGGATCGGGTAGCATcttagtttttaaaataaacttcTACACGAATCAACATAAGCAAAGAAGGGAAGTTTTCAAACCATTGACTAAAACCCATTGTTGAACTTAATCCCACTGAGCAGAATATGGAGGTACTTATGGGAGAACGGGCTGATCTGGTCTTTCACAATAAAGTAATCGGTGGAACTGCCATTAAGCGACTTATTAGTAGATTAATAGATCACTTCGGAATGGCATATACATCACATATACTGGATCAAGTAAAAACTTTGGGGTTCCGGCAAGCTACTGTTACATCCATTTCCTTAGGGGTCGACGATCTTTTAACCATACCGTCTAAGGGGTGGCTTGTTCAAGATGCTGAACAACAAagttttattttggaaaaaaaggAGGAATCCGCCCGAGGAGGGGCTCGCGTCTGATTAGCTAGTTGGTGAGGCAATAGCTTACCAAGGCGATGATCAGTACCCAGAATGAAATA
Proteins encoded in this region:
- the LOC127743811 gene encoding DNA-directed RNA polymerase subunit beta''-like, with product MEVLMGERADLVFHNKVIGGTAIKRLISRLIDHFGMAYTSHILDQVKTLGFRQATVTSISLGVDDLLTIPSKGWLVQDAEQQSFILEKKEESARGGARNEIMPERILIQTLIGRVLADNIYIGSRCIAIRNQDIGIGLINRLINFQTQSISIRTPFTCRNTSWICRSCR